The following proteins are co-located in the [Chlorobium] sp. 445 genome:
- a CDS encoding transcriptional regulator, translated as MTTLTKKIHLVDLVGLHNRLQPELSAEIQKVIESASFINGAAVGELECALSKYLGLRFAVGCANGTDALQIALMSLGIGRGDEVITTPFTFAATVEAILLVGATPRYVDIDARTFNLCADALEAEITPQTRAILPVHLYGQAAEIDKIVEIATQHGLDVIEDNAQSFGADYKGRKAGTFGRISTTSFFPAKNLGAFGDAGAIFTDDEELFWKIKMIAQHGARVRYQHELLGVNSRLDTIQAAVLKVKLRYLDEFNAARRRAADLYDHYLHDAKLQLPYRDPNGTHIFHQYTILLPEPKMRDDLQQFLSVYGIPTSVHYPIPLNLQKAFLDARYPKGSLPIAESIAARVLSLPMHTELDEEQIAFISEKILEFVGRKSSA; from the coding sequence ATGACGACACTGACTAAGAAAATTCATCTTGTCGACCTTGTTGGCTTGCACAACCGTCTGCAGCCTGAACTTTCTGCTGAAATTCAAAAAGTTATTGAGAGTGCAAGTTTCATTAACGGTGCGGCTGTTGGCGAGCTCGAGTGCGCGCTTTCAAAATACCTTGGATTGCGTTTTGCGGTTGGCTGCGCAAATGGCACAGACGCCTTGCAAATTGCACTCATGTCGCTCGGTATTGGCAGAGGCGATGAAGTGATCACCACTCCTTTCACGTTTGCTGCTACAGTTGAAGCGATCTTGCTTGTTGGCGCAACACCCCGCTATGTTGATATTGATGCACGCACATTTAATCTTTGCGCTGACGCCCTTGAAGCCGAAATCACTCCACAGACACGTGCCATTCTGCCTGTGCATCTTTACGGACAAGCCGCTGAAATTGATAAAATCGTAGAGATTGCCACTCAGCACGGATTGGATGTCATTGAAGATAACGCCCAATCTTTCGGTGCAGATTACAAAGGGCGTAAGGCTGGCACGTTCGGACGCATCAGCACGACAAGTTTTTTCCCTGCTAAAAACTTAGGTGCTTTTGGTGATGCTGGCGCCATCTTCACAGACGACGAAGAGCTTTTTTGGAAAATCAAAATGATTGCGCAACACGGCGCAAGGGTACGCTATCAGCATGAACTTTTAGGCGTCAATTCCCGCCTTGACACCATTCAAGCTGCTGTGCTTAAGGTCAAACTCCGTTACCTTGATGAGTTCAATGCTGCACGCCGCCGCGCCGCTGACCTCTACGATCACTATCTGCACGATGCTAAGCTTCAACTGCCGTATCGCGATCCGAATGGCACGCACATTTTTCATCAATACACCATTCTCCTGCCCGAACCCAAGATGCGTGATGACTTGCAACAGTTTTTGAGTGTCTATGGCATTCCGACCTCGGTGCATTATCCTATTCCGCTAAATTTGCAGAAAGCGTTTTTAGATGCACGCTATCCCAAAGGTTCGCTGCCTATAGCTGAAAGCATCGCTGCGCGTGTGCTCTCTTTGCCAATGCACACGGAGTTAGACGAAGAACAAATTGCTTTTATCAGTGAAAAGATTTTAGAATTTGTTGGTCGTAAGTCTTCAGCGTGA
- a CDS encoding glycosyl transferase family 1: protein MTPINSETSVANSAFMHAPLRKVLMLAYYFPPMGLSGVQRTAKFVKYLPEFGWKPIVLTINPTAYFAYDDSLLAELSHPAIEIVRTDTKDITKAASAATGKRQFKMPSEQTRRFLSALSQLVFIPDNKIGWKKFAIEKASEIIEREKDIDVIYSTAPPFSSHLIALELRAKYHLPAVLDFRDPWVENAAHLYCTPFHRRKHEALEEYVLTHADRIITANRALKELFLRKYLGQLQHKDISIIWHGYDADDFRQVQPDSRTRRKLRFVYSGRFFLSSPAPFFRGLKAAIVQEPALRESVELCFVGLFEKEHMSLAEKLGLKDMIEVHGYRPHLEAIAELLRGDVLWATLNPVKGTEVITHGKLFEYIGARKTLFGIVPEGAAHQLILEANGVVAHPKKTQDIAQKILELYALWKRNMLPTPTEDFVQRFERRQLTAQLAKEFGQLIRIE from the coding sequence AGGTGTGCAGCGCACTGCTAAGTTTGTCAAGTATCTACCTGAATTTGGCTGGAAACCCATCGTGCTGACGATTAACCCAACGGCATATTTTGCTTACGATGACTCCTTGCTTGCTGAGCTTTCTCATCCTGCGATTGAAATCGTGCGTACTGATACAAAAGACATCACAAAAGCGGCGTCTGCCGCCACTGGCAAGCGTCAGTTCAAGATGCCTTCTGAACAAACCAGACGCTTTCTTAGCGCACTCAGTCAATTGGTATTTATTCCAGACAACAAAATCGGTTGGAAGAAATTTGCAATAGAAAAAGCCAGTGAAATCATTGAGCGCGAGAAAGATATTGACGTGATTTACTCTACTGCGCCGCCATTTAGTTCGCACCTTATTGCACTTGAGTTACGTGCCAAGTATCACCTGCCGGCCGTGCTCGACTTTCGTGACCCTTGGGTTGAAAATGCTGCACATCTTTACTGCACACCCTTTCACCGACGCAAACATGAAGCGCTCGAAGAATATGTGCTCACGCATGCCGATAGAATCATTACCGCAAATCGTGCTTTGAAAGAACTCTTTCTCAGAAAGTATCTTGGGCAATTGCAGCACAAAGATATTTCTATCATCTGGCATGGCTATGATGCAGACGACTTTCGTCAGGTGCAGCCCGATTCACGCACTCGCCGCAAATTACGCTTTGTTTATTCCGGTCGTTTTTTTCTGAGTTCGCCAGCACCTTTTTTCAGAGGCTTGAAAGCAGCTATTGTGCAAGAGCCTGCATTACGCGAGAGCGTAGAGCTTTGTTTTGTCGGTCTTTTTGAAAAAGAGCATATGAGCTTAGCCGAAAAACTTGGGCTCAAAGACATGATTGAAGTTCATGGCTATCGTCCGCATCTTGAAGCAATTGCAGAATTGCTCAGAGGCGATGTGCTTTGGGCTACGCTCAACCCTGTCAAGGGCACAGAGGTGATTACGCATGGCAAACTCTTTGAGTACATTGGCGCACGCAAAACACTCTTTGGCATTGTGCCCGAAGGCGCAGCACATCAGCTCATTTTAGAAGCAAATGGTGTTGTTGCACATCCCAAAAAGACACAGGATATTGCACAGAAAATTTTAGAACTCTACGCGCTTTGGAAACGGAATATGCTGCCTACTCCAACCGAAGACTTTGTGCAGCGCTTTGAACGCCGACAGCTTACAGCGCAACTTGCCAAAGAGTTCGGACAACTTATCCGCATCGAGTAA